In Dioscorea cayenensis subsp. rotundata cultivar TDr96_F1 chromosome 9, TDr96_F1_v2_PseudoChromosome.rev07_lg8_w22 25.fasta, whole genome shotgun sequence, a genomic segment contains:
- the LOC120268472 gene encoding protein NYNRIN-like, which yields MAYYWPTMITDCMEFARKCHICQLHGETLHQPQNTLASWPFAAWGTDKLRPIDPPSSAGHKKILAATDSFSRWAEAVPLREVKAITVNKFFLNNINYRFGVPIRSPPTTGSPSRTPRCGSSPISLIFTGSTPPYTTRDPMDWRKRSTKPYLSNLLSKVVSKGKRDWHWF from the coding sequence ATGGCTTACTACTGGCCCACCATGATTACTGACTGCATGGAATTCGCCAGGAAATGCCACATTTGCCAGCTCCATGGCGAAACTCTCCATCAACCCCAAAATACTCTGGCATCATGGCCGTTTGCAGCTTGGGGAACCGACAAACTCAGACCGATAGATCCTCCATCCTCTGCTGGTCACAAGAAAATATTGGCAGCAACAGACTCTTTCTCGCGTTGGGCCGAAGCTGTTCCGCTCAGAGAAGTCAAAGCAATAACGGTCAACAAGTTTTTCCTGAACAACATTAACTATCGGTTTGGGGTCCCCATCAGATCACCTCCGACAACGGGAAGTCCTTCCAGAACACCAAGGTGTGGAAGTTCGCCCATCAGTCTCATCTTTACTGGATCTACTCCACCATATACAACGCGCGACCCAATGGACTGGCGGAAGCGTTCAACAAAACCCTATCTATCTAACTTGCTGAGTAAGGTCGTCTCTAAGGGTAAGAGGGATTGGCACTGGTTTTAA